The Thermoplasmata archaeon sequence CCGGCTCGGGCGGATCCCGGGCAAGCTCAAGAAGCGGATGTGGATCCGCGAGGGAGACTTGCTCGTCGTGAAGGTGTGGCAGTTCCAGGATGAGAAGTGCGACATCAAGCACCGCTACACGAAGACCGAGTCCAGCTACATGAGCCGTCGTGGCCTCATCCCTAAGTCGATTAACATCTTTTGAAAGTCCACGGTTCCGTAGCGTTGGGATGGTGGCCTTTGTCGGACCACCACGACCGCAACGAACTCCACTCCGCATCCACTCCTCCCGTGCGCATCCCAGGAGCCCTGGGATGTCGTAGAGGGGACTCACCACATCACAGCGGAGGGCACCGGGGTGGAACCGTACACCCCTTGGCCTCCTCATGGGAGGCCGGGTTGGCCTGTTGGCCTGTTGGTCGGC is a genomic window containing:
- the eif1A gene encoding translation initiation factor eIF-1A; this encodes MPEEEVVRVRMPRGRDGEILGVADQLLGASRIRVTCQDGKSRLGRIPGKLKKRMWIREGDLLVVKVWQFQDEKCDIKHRYTKTESSYMSRRGLIPKSINIF